One genomic segment of Halalkalicoccus tibetensis includes these proteins:
- a CDS encoding ABC transporter ATP-binding protein: MTPAIETEGLTKRYGDEVAVDDLSIEIEPGTVYGFLGPNGAGKTTTMRMLTTLTRPTSGTARVAGASIEERDDVTPHIGYLPDEPPLYDELTGREQLTYIAGLRDVPEERARARMNELFERFDLVDGADKRIDSYSTGMRKKLGIMQAVLHRPRVVLLDEPTTGLDPRAARTMRDTIAELAAREMTILLSTHILPVVDELADRVGVIHEGRLVAEGAPDELKRRAETGEQRSLEDAFLDVTHDTPETNPSSR; the protein is encoded by the coding sequence ATGACTCCCGCCATCGAGACCGAGGGCCTGACGAAACGCTACGGGGACGAGGTCGCCGTCGACGACCTCTCGATCGAAATCGAGCCCGGCACCGTCTACGGGTTCCTCGGCCCGAACGGGGCCGGGAAGACGACGACGATGCGAATGCTCACGACCCTCACTCGGCCGACCTCGGGGACGGCCCGTGTCGCCGGGGCGTCGATCGAGGAGCGCGACGATGTCACGCCTCACATCGGCTACTTGCCGGACGAGCCCCCGCTGTACGACGAGCTGACGGGTCGCGAGCAGCTCACCTACATCGCCGGGCTCCGGGACGTTCCCGAGGAGCGGGCGCGCGCTCGGATGAACGAGCTGTTCGAGCGCTTCGACCTCGTCGACGGTGCGGACAAGCGGATCGACTCGTACTCGACGGGGATGCGCAAGAAGCTCGGGATCATGCAGGCGGTGCTCCACCGGCCGCGCGTGGTCCTCCTCGACGAGCCGACCACGGGGCTCGATCCGCGGGCCGCCCGAACGATGCGCGATACGATCGCCGAGCTCGCCGCCCGGGAGATGACGATCCTCCTCTCGACGCATATCCTCCCGGTCGTCGACGAGCTCGCGGACCGGGTCGGCGTGATCCACGAGGGCCGTCTCGTGGCCGAGGGCGCGCCCGACGAGCTGAAGCGGCGGGCCGAGACCGGCGAACAGCGGAGCCTCGAGGACGCATTCCTGGACGTCACACACGATACGCCGGAGACGAATCCGTCCTCGAGGTAG